ATCGAAACGCTGACGGAAATCAATGCGTTACTGGAGGCCTATGTCACCAGCCACCAGGAAGAGCTTCAGGCCGATCTGGATCGACTTGGCGACCCGCGACAGGATCCCGACTTTGATCCCCAGCGCCGCCTGCAGGAACTTGAAGAACAGCGTCTGCGGGAAGCACAACGGGAATCCCAGCTGGAAGCAATCCAGGCGCTGAAACGCCAGATGAAAGAGTTCGTACGGCTCTATGAAAAAGTGAAGGGTAACGCCGCTAAGCTCGCATCCCACCGCAGGAAACTGATCGACCTGTATGATAAATATGCAGAGGACCAGTCCGATCTGCTCCCGAAACTGAAAGACTGTCTGGCGGAATGCAAAGAATTCCAGCAGACATACCGCGACATTTTCCACCCGCAGATCACAGAGGATCACGCACTTCAGAAACGACTGGACAACTACGGCCCCTACAGCATTGATGAAGACTTCGAATTTGGCACGATTCGAGTCAGCTGGTCGAAACCACCCGCATTCCGGAGCAACTGGACCGACTTCAATGTCGATATTGAATTTCAACCGGGAGAAGACCAGCAAATCAGTCTGCTCCTGGACGCCACGAGCCGCCTGCAGTCCCGCTTCCCGTCCCTGTCGGACGAACTGCAACAGGAGATCGTCGGCAACTTCTCCGAATACTGGGACTGGATGGAGGAAGATGAAAAGGAAGAGTATGACATCGAGTTCGACGACGCGGGAGTCCCCGTCTTCGACTCACTCAAGCCCTGTATCGGCATCCCCGGAATCAATCTCACGATCCCCGAGTGGCCAGACGGCGACGCAATTGCCATTGATGGCTATCTGGCCGTGGACTGGGATTGCGAACACGGTCTCATGTTCGAATGGGAAGACGTCCCGGAAACAGTAGAAACGCCCGCTGCAAAGATTCCCGAACATGTTCAATTCACCGATGCAGGTCCACAACTCACTCCGGCTGATATCATCCAGTTTGAAACAGAACACAAGATTGAGTTACCGCAACTCTATCGCGAGTTCCTGCTGCAGACAAACGGCGGAAAACCTGTCCCCAACCACCTGCAACTGAAATCGAGAGGTACTACCACTCCGATCGATTTTGACAGTTTTTCAGGAATCAATGCCGAGAATCCAGAAATGGATCTGGGGACTGTCCTGTCCACATACCACACATATCCCTATCTTCCCATTGCCAGAATCAAGGCACCAGATCAAACGAATGACTCTGGTCAAATGCAATACCGGAGTAACTTTCTCCTGTTCCTGAATCTCACAGAACCACACCAAAACCAGATAGCCTTCACGACAAATCCACTGGACAAACTTTGCCAGAAACCTTCGAATGCTTCAAACCGGAGCAAGCAAAAAAAATCTCGCTTCGCAAACTTCTTCTATGGCCCTTATATCGAAGTTTTAGCGCCTGATATTTTCAGTTTACTGATTCAATTAACCGAGCGTCCGGTTCAAAAACTCCCCGTCTGGCTCGAAGCGCTACGAAATCAGGACCAACAACAGTTTCTTGAGTGGATAGGAGAAAGGAAAACACTCAGAGACCAGTATGTCGAATATGGCTACCATCGTAACTGGTCCGTCCTGGATTATGTGGCAGAGGAAGCACCTCCTGAGTTTATCCTGGATCTGATCAAGAAGAACTATCTGGTTCCTGAAAAACTGCTGGCAAGCTGGGGACAGAACGACAGGAGCATCGAACGCTTTCAGGAACTGATGACGGTCCTCTCTCCCCAGTACTGGCGATACGTCTTCCTCAGTCCTGAAGTCTGGGACCATCCGGACATCCTGAATACCATCTCAAACCTGAAGATTGATCTCAACACAGGAATTGCCCCCGATGGCGGTACTCCGCTACAACAGGCTGTACGAACCGGTTCGCCAGACAATGTACGCTGGCTCATGGAGCAGGGAGCATCCTTGTCAAAGCCGGACAATCATGGCAAAACCGCATTAGACTACGCAGAATCATTGCAACACCTTGATTGTCTGATTGCGCTGCTCGAAGCAGGCGCCCCGCTGGAAACTCTCTTTCCCAGATTACCCGACATGAATGATAAACTGACTTTCCTCAAAACAAATTGGGGCAAGCAATTTCCCAAACTGCTTGCCTGTCTGAAACAAATCGGTATCGATACCAGCAGCGTCGAAGAATAATCCGCCCCGGCAGAGCAGCCGATCTTTTCACATAAATACTTCCTTCATGGTATTACTCAGGGTATAAACAGAGATAATTCGATTTCGCAATCTGTTTCAGTTTTCCTCCCGGAGCCTACCTCATGCCCCCCGCCGAATTTAAACAAAAACTGTTAGCAGGCCTCGGCGGTGACTGGCCCGCGCCGCCGGAGCTGAATGTCAAACAGCGTGATACCATTCAACGGGACGGCTATCGCATTGAGTCACTGACCTACGAAGCCGAGCCCGGCGATCCGATTCCCGCCATGCTGTTGATTCCCGATATGGTCTCGCCCGCACATCCCGCTCCCGCCGTCGCAGTCTGGCACCAGCACGCCGGTCAGTACCATCTCGGCAAAAGCGAACCGGCGGGACTGGCCGGAAACCCGATGCACCACACCGGTGCCGCCCTCGCGAAAGAAGGTTACGTGGTCCTCTGTCCGGATGCCCTCTGCTTCGAAGAACGCCAGGACCCGACCGGCAAACTCAAAGCAGGGAACTATGAACGCTTTGAATTCCTGCGTTACGTCGTCGACGGCAAATGCATGGCCTGGAAAAATATTCTCGACATGCAACGCGCCGTCGACTTTCTGCAGAGTCGCCCCGAAGTCATCGATGAAAAAATCGGCTGCTACGGACATTCGATGGGTTCCACGCACACCTGGCTCATCGGTCCCTGGGAACCCCGTATCAAATGCCTGGTGGGCAACTGCTGCCTGCCCACCTACAAAGGCATTCACCGCGAACACATGCTGCACTGTTTCCCTAATTTCATCCCGGGTATCTACGAATTTGGCGACACCCCCGACATCGCCGCCCTCATCGCCCCGCGTCCATTGCACATGAATTTCGGCGAACTGGATGGGGGCAGCCCCATCGATGAAGTCCGCCGCGGTGTCAAAATAATTGCAAACAACTACGCTGCCATGAATGCAGAAACAAACTTTAGTTATTATATTGAAGAGGGAGCTGGCCACGTGCTGTCCCCCGTGATGTGGGATAAAACGAAGTCCCACTTCGAGCGCCACCTGAAGTCTTAACCCAGAGAGAATACCCGGAACCCATTCATGGATGCCCTGAAATACACGCAGGAACTGGTCGGCTTTGAATCCACCAGCTGCTACTCAAACGTCGAAGTCACCGATTACGTCGAAGCCGAACTTAAAAAACTGGGCTTCGAAATCGAACGCCTCGAATACACGGATGCCAAAGGCGTACGTAAAGCCAACGTCATCGGTCGTCGCGGTTCCGGCCCCGGAGGTATGGCCTACTTCGCCCACACCGATGTGGTTCCCGCAGATCCCTGGTTCACCGACGAGTTCGGTCCGTTCACTCCCACCATTCAGGGAGACAAACTCTATGGCCGCGGTTCCTGCGACATGAAAGGTTCTATCGCCTGTATGCTGGCGGCCGCCAAACGCTATGTCGACCAGGACCTGAAACACCCGCTCTACATCACCTGTACCGCAGACGAAGAAGTCGGCTATCACGGTGCTAAGAACGTAGCGGAACACTCCCAAATCTATCGAGAGATGGCAGCAGGCGAAGCCCACGGCATCATCGGCGAACCGACCATGCTTGAAGTCGTTTACGCGCATAAGGGAACCTATGGTTTCCAGGCTATCTCCCACGGCCGGGCCGCACACTCCAGCCTCGATACCGGCATCAACGCGAACCTCGCTATGATCCCGTTCCTCGTCGAAATGAAAAAACTGTACGAGGAATGCATGACCGATTCCCGCTGGCAGAATGATGAATTCAATCCGCCTACTAATGGCTGGAACATCGGCATCAACGACAAAACGGCAGCCGTCAACATCACACCCCCGCAGAGTATCTGCACCGTTTACTTCCGCCCCATGCCGGGACAGGAGCCGGACGAACTGGTCGCCCGCGCCCGCGAAGCAGCTGAAAAGTGTGGTATCGAATTCCAGTTCAAATGCGGAGGCAGCCCGGTTTACACCGATCCGAATTCGACCATCGTCAAAGAAGTCCTGCAGATTGCCGGTAAAGATCAGGCGAAAACGGTCTCGTACGGCACCGACGGCAGCCAGTTTCCCGAGATGAAAAACCTGGTCGTCTTCGGCCCCGGAGACATCGGCCAGGCACATACACACGATGAATTCATCGCCCTCGAACAACTGGAGCAGGGGACCGAGAAATTCGCGGCCCTCATTGAGAACTGGTGCTGCTGAAAGCCACCCCCTGATCAGGGACTGGCAGGCACACCACTGTTGAATTCCGCGGGATCAAAGGGATCCGCGGGCTTGGGTTTTACCAGTTTGTTGATTTCCTGGTCGGACATTTTCTTCGGAATAAAATCGGCAATCAGCGAGAGGTCTCCCTTCAGAGGCGTGGCTTCGCTGGTTCCGCCGGTCTGCTGAATCACCGGCTGTCCTGCTGCCGCCCGATCCTGGATATCCTCTTCCATGAGTGCCTGTTCGAGGCCGGAATTATAACCACCGCTTGTCGGGCGAATCTCCGCGGCCTGCTTCAATAGATTCTCACGGGCAAAGCCCACCCGGCGTTCTGCTCGTTTGGCCAGCCGGTCGGCCCGCAGATTGTCATTCGCCAAACGGTCTGCGACTGCATCGCCGACCCACTTCTGAACAATCTCTTTCTGCTTCCGTCCTGCATAGCCCTGGTAGACGACCATGCCCTGTTGCGGATGTTCCTGCTCCGGCTTCACGATCAACGCGCTTTTGGTGGGGTAGTCGAAATCCAGCCACTTCATGACCTCTGCCAGGTTCTTCTCAGCGTAGATCCGATGATTTCCATACCGCCGCGTGACCTGAGTCAATTTGAATTCGGAAGTCGTCGCACTCCCATGACAGTTCGCATTTCCACATTTATTGAGCAGGATCGGCTGAATCTTCCGCACAAAAATCGCGGACTGTTCCCGGGAGATCCCTGTCAGTGAAGTCGCTTCGTCTGCATTTTCCAGTTTCTGCGTGACGAGTTTCTCTTCGATTTTCTGCTGAATCGTCATCCGGTCTTTCGTGGGAGAGACGTTCATCAGACGACGTAACATCAACTGGGGCTCAGAGCGTTTGGGTTCCAGGCGAATCGCATCCCGCAATTCACTCTTCGCTTCTTCAATCAGATCATTCGTCACACACCAGCGGGCCAGATCCATATGCGAATTGGCCGTGGGAAATTTCATCGACGCCCGCTGCTTCTTATAAATTCCATGCAGGTCGGGAGCCTCAAACACCACATCCGCAAAGGGGACCAGCATACTCCCCGTCGGATTCGTGACGAGGTAGCCTCCCGCACTTTCGCTGATTTCGCCCGAGACCATCCGGCCGGTCCGCATCAGCAGAATCGAGTTCTTTTTCAGCGGCGTCTCTACCTGTGCCTCCACAGTCGTTCCACCAATCCAGCCGAACACAGCCAGGCAAAACAGAAGGGCAGGCACACACGAACGAATTGGCGCTGATAATAAAGTCATAAGACATCGACACTGAAACAGGGATTCAGATTTTGACGCCTGCCAACCAGACAAATGAGGACACTAAACCATTTCACCAATGAGACTTATGGCAAAACAGAGACATGATTGTCACAGGAGAGGCAGGGGAGAGGATTTGTGAACCACTCTCATATGGGATTTATCGTTTTGGGTCAACCCGGGATTTCCTCACACGCCCCAAGCGCAGGGGGCGACGCCAGTTGATTTCGCCGTCAAACCGGTCACAATAGGCGGCTGGAATCTGTGTCTCTAACCTGATGGATGCGAAATGAGTGAAGACTCTCAGTTTTTTGATCAAATGGTGGGCAAAACGGTCGTGATCGACCTCACCAGCCTTTACGTGATTGCAGGAACCCTGATCGGACAGGACCAGCACTACCTGTTTCTGGAACAGGCCGACGTCCACGATCTCCGCGATACGACCACCACCCGCGAACTGTACGTCCACGAAATGGGCAAACACGGCGTCGCCGTCAACCGCGAGCGGGTTCTCGTCTCCCGCCGGGAAGTCGTCTCCGTCTCGGCCCTGGATGATATCGTCCGCTGATTTCTATTCGGGACAATAAAACGATAAAACCCCGCAGAACCGATCGTCCTGCGGGGTTTTCATATCTCAGTGAATTGGGCTCTCAGCGATTAGAGAGACCAGCCATCACGGTAATCGCGGCTCAGGAACTTGTTGGCTTCCGGCGCATTGGTGAATTCCATCTTCTTGGCATCCCAATCCAGTTTCTTACCAGCGCGGATGGCACAGTTCCCCAGCAGGGTCGTTTCCGTCAGGCGGCTGGCATAATTGAAGTTGGACATCGCAGGCTCACCACCTTTGATGGCAACAACGAATTCTTCGAAGTGGCCGGGCGAACGAGGCAGGCTCTGCTCGGGCTTCTTGAAGTCGCTGAATTTGTCGCGGGGCAGCAGCACGTATTCTGCACCGTAGTCGTCCGGCGTATACAGGTTGCCTTCATCGCCAATCAGAACCACACCGCTGGGCTTCATTTTTTCACCCATCAGCAGTTCTTCCGGAGGCAGGTTACCGCCATCGTACCAGGTCAGCTTCAGCGGGCAGAGTGTTTTATCGCCTTGAGTCCGCTCGGGGAACTGGTAGGTGATTTTGGTCGACTTGGGATAAGTCTCGTTTTCAATCATTCCTTCCGATTCGGCGACGATGGAAGTCGGATCGTACAGATCGAGGGCCATCACGTGCATGTTCATCGTGTGACAGGCCATGTCACCCAAGGCACCGGTACCGAAGTCCAGCCAGCCACGCCATTCAAACGGATGATACAGCGTGCTGAATTCCCGGTAAGGAGCAGGGCCGAGGAACAGATCCCAGTGAATGTGCTTGGGAGCCGGTTCCCCTTCCGGTGGACGCTCGACGCCTTTACCCCAGACCGGACGGTTCGTCCAGACATGAGCTTCACGCACATTACCCAGCACGCCAGACCGAATGACTTCAACGGCTTCGCGGAATCCGTCCTTGGCAGTCCCCTGGTTACCCATCTGGGTCTGTACATTATGCTTGTTAGCTGTTTCACGCATCACGCGGGCTTCGTGGACCGACCAGGTCAGCGGCTTCTGGGTGAAGCAGTGCTTCCCTTTTTTCATCGCCATCACGGAGGCAGGAGCATGCGAATGGTCAGGGGTACTGACGGTCACCGCGTCAATTTTATCGCCCATCTCTTCCAGCATTTCGCGATAATCATTGAACTTTTGCGCTTTGCGATAGCGAGCCGCTGATTTCAACAGTCGCTTATCGTCGATATCACAGATAGCAACCAGGTTACCGCTGCTTGCTGCACTCGCTGTATCGCTGGAGCCTTTACCACCCACACCGATGGAGGCGAAATTGATTTTTTCCATGGGAGATTTTTCAGCAGCCAGCAGGCTCTGACCACCGACCCAGAAGGCGGCCCCCAGTGCCGAGCTCTGTTTGATAAACTCGCGGCGTGTTGTACGTTGACTCATGAAGTGCTCCTGTTTGAATGTCTAAAGTAATCGTCTGACGCCATGTTACTTTAGTCGGTTAAAACGTGATTTAACTTTTAAGAATCTCAAATCAGTAAAG
This genomic stretch from Gimesia sp. harbors:
- a CDS encoding ankyrin repeat domain-containing protein; this encodes MIDSQDYTDWCLYAGLYLKNHSHADRYRTYEQKISEAGLVTRIVHDFIHDMDDVVDLTNWRSYSVYETGKYLKYRIEKTVFALQTIGATRVAEKIPTAKNRSPMSQLMQARGNLEDAMQEIDPAQAMQDFRNNLAKQFPEIAAQAGYTPTPSPPTPIDPNIETLTEINALLEAYVTSHQEELQADLDRLGDPRQDPDFDPQRRLQELEEQRLREAQRESQLEAIQALKRQMKEFVRLYEKVKGNAAKLASHRRKLIDLYDKYAEDQSDLLPKLKDCLAECKEFQQTYRDIFHPQITEDHALQKRLDNYGPYSIDEDFEFGTIRVSWSKPPAFRSNWTDFNVDIEFQPGEDQQISLLLDATSRLQSRFPSLSDELQQEIVGNFSEYWDWMEEDEKEEYDIEFDDAGVPVFDSLKPCIGIPGINLTIPEWPDGDAIAIDGYLAVDWDCEHGLMFEWEDVPETVETPAAKIPEHVQFTDAGPQLTPADIIQFETEHKIELPQLYREFLLQTNGGKPVPNHLQLKSRGTTTPIDFDSFSGINAENPEMDLGTVLSTYHTYPYLPIARIKAPDQTNDSGQMQYRSNFLLFLNLTEPHQNQIAFTTNPLDKLCQKPSNASNRSKQKKSRFANFFYGPYIEVLAPDIFSLLIQLTERPVQKLPVWLEALRNQDQQQFLEWIGERKTLRDQYVEYGYHRNWSVLDYVAEEAPPEFILDLIKKNYLVPEKLLASWGQNDRSIERFQELMTVLSPQYWRYVFLSPEVWDHPDILNTISNLKIDLNTGIAPDGGTPLQQAVRTGSPDNVRWLMEQGASLSKPDNHGKTALDYAESLQHLDCLIALLEAGAPLETLFPRLPDMNDKLTFLKTNWGKQFPKLLACLKQIGIDTSSVEE
- a CDS encoding alpha/beta hydrolase family protein produces the protein MPPAEFKQKLLAGLGGDWPAPPELNVKQRDTIQRDGYRIESLTYEAEPGDPIPAMLLIPDMVSPAHPAPAVAVWHQHAGQYHLGKSEPAGLAGNPMHHTGAALAKEGYVVLCPDALCFEERQDPTGKLKAGNYERFEFLRYVVDGKCMAWKNILDMQRAVDFLQSRPEVIDEKIGCYGHSMGSTHTWLIGPWEPRIKCLVGNCCLPTYKGIHREHMLHCFPNFIPGIYEFGDTPDIAALIAPRPLHMNFGELDGGSPIDEVRRGVKIIANNYAAMNAETNFSYYIEEGAGHVLSPVMWDKTKSHFERHLKS
- a CDS encoding M20 family metallopeptidase; translated protein: MDALKYTQELVGFESTSCYSNVEVTDYVEAELKKLGFEIERLEYTDAKGVRKANVIGRRGSGPGGMAYFAHTDVVPADPWFTDEFGPFTPTIQGDKLYGRGSCDMKGSIACMLAAAKRYVDQDLKHPLYITCTADEEVGYHGAKNVAEHSQIYREMAAGEAHGIIGEPTMLEVVYAHKGTYGFQAISHGRAAHSSLDTGINANLAMIPFLVEMKKLYEECMTDSRWQNDEFNPPTNGWNIGINDKTAAVNITPPQSICTVYFRPMPGQEPDELVARAREAAEKCGIEFQFKCGGSPVYTDPNSTIVKEVLQIAGKDQAKTVSYGTDGSQFPEMKNLVVFGPGDIGQAHTHDEFIALEQLEQGTEKFAALIENWCC
- a CDS encoding Gfo/Idh/MocA family oxidoreductase produces the protein MSQRTTRREFIKQSSALGAAFWVGGQSLLAAEKSPMEKINFASIGVGGKGSSDTASAASSGNLVAICDIDDKRLLKSAARYRKAQKFNDYREMLEEMGDKIDAVTVSTPDHSHAPASVMAMKKGKHCFTQKPLTWSVHEARVMRETANKHNVQTQMGNQGTAKDGFREAVEVIRSGVLGNVREAHVWTNRPVWGKGVERPPEGEPAPKHIHWDLFLGPAPYREFSTLYHPFEWRGWLDFGTGALGDMACHTMNMHVMALDLYDPTSIVAESEGMIENETYPKSTKITYQFPERTQGDKTLCPLKLTWYDGGNLPPEELLMGEKMKPSGVVLIGDEGNLYTPDDYGAEYVLLPRDKFSDFKKPEQSLPRSPGHFEEFVVAIKGGEPAMSNFNYASRLTETTLLGNCAIRAGKKLDWDAKKMEFTNAPEANKFLSRDYRDGWSL